GCTGCCacccgccaaaaaaaaaaatctaaaccaaaaaaacacaacacaaaaacaaacccacccTAACAAGAAAACCCTAGGCTGGAACGAGCTGCTGAGAGGCTGGGGGCGGCCATCACGCCAGAGAGCAGTTGGTGGGATGCGCCCCAAAGCAGCGAGTGTAATATGATGAAACCCTTTGGTTTTCTCAGTTTGTTGCTTTTGCAACAGCCGTTTCCTTTATTGTGCTTGCTTGTGCAAAACAGACCACGCTCAACAAGTGTGCCTATGAGAGCGGTAGCAGCACCTCCCCCCAACACAGCCAAAACGAGAGGGCATGGGATACAGTTACGtaggctctgcagggctgggtgggcTCCACAAACCACGTGAAAGCAGATTCGGGCTCCTCAGCATGGGGGACACGTTGCCCTTCAGGCCAGCACCAGGCTGGCTATTTTTGGGTAGCAGAGAGGGGCTGGTCGTGTTAAGTAAAGCTGACGATGGAAAGGGGTCTCTGGGGGCCAGATGTTTAGCTCCGTTTCAGCTCCTGGAGTGGCACCGTGGGGATTTCCTGTCGCAGGGCGTCGATTTTCTGATGGCAGGGGAAGGACAGCAGCCTCCAGAGAGGCCAGGCCCTTCACCCCTCAGGTACCTGGTGAGCAAGGTGTGCCTCAGGGCAGGTATGAAGGGGGCCTGGATGCCggggtgctgcagccaggcactTCATTTAAAGATCAGCGGCCTTGGCTCGGTGCCCCAGGACTGCCTGGGGACGCTGCTTCCCCTTTTGGTGCAGGAGGGCGCCTGTGTCGAGCCAGCAGCTTCCACCGTTTCTCCTGGAAGGACTCTGCACCCTGCAGGCGCCGGTTATCAGTTGTCTCCTGGATGGGAGTTCGCTTTGTCAGGCACCACTCCCACCGTGTCACTCCCGTTTTCTTATCTGAGCCCGGACTTTGGACAGACAGCAGCGCTGCAGACACTGAGGTAAGGACAAACACTTTATGGGGATGATTACCCACCTGGGCGAGGTTTGAGGCCAACTAAGGCACGGACTGGGAGCACCCACAGGTACCAGCCCAGCTTCCTCACACTCATAAAGCTTCGCTGCAGCAGATCATGTCAGAAGCCCTGGTGctcccacccctgcagccccctgggtGCCAAGTTAGAGCGCACAGACATCACTTGCCTTTAACGTAAAGCTccaacacagcacagccagaaagGGCACACGCAGCATTAGGTAAAGGACCACTGCTTCCCGCCCtgccagggagctgggaggacaAGGAAGCTCCCTGCCCCTGCGTCCCCAAAGGCTCACAGAGGAAGGGGCAGCCCCTAACTCCGTGGGGCTGGCCGGACTGACTCACGCTGGGTTTCTCCTTGTTAGGCTGCAAAGGCGAGAAGCTTTTCCCACAAAGCTCCCCTCCCCCTGGAGATCTGGGTGCAGAGCCTAAAACCAGAGCCTAGAAGGAAGGGAGCAAATGGCACGGGGGAAGCCAGCGGTGCAGCAGGCTGGCAGTCACTCAGCTGGTACACGTGTGCGAGGCCGAGGAGGGCATTAACACTGCAAAGAAACGAACGCGCTTTCTCCCCaacccctccttcccccccccgtGTCTCACCCGTGAGCAGCGGCGCGGAGCTGCAGAGGTGTGCCAGCTTCCTGAGCGCCCGGTTTAAGCCCCACCGCAGGAGGGCtcagctggaggctgcagaggaaTCAGTCACCGACCCAGGGGAAGGAAACCCCATTTATTCAGGCTGTTAGAGTTTGGCACGCACAGAACATATCACAGTAACGCACTGGAGGCtaagggtttggtttttttttttctttttcttttttttttctctacagacATACAGGAAAACTCTATGCAACTCCCATGTACACATTACACAAAGGAAACAGCTTTAATCAACCACTGGTGAAACATGGAAGCTTTTAAGATCTCTGTAGCTGGCACAGGAATGTTCTctaccccctcccccccccccccccccatacaaAAGGCATTTCAGGTCAAACTTTCTAGTAGGTGATATTTCCATGCATTTCTACAGAATTAAAGAAGCTAACAGACAAAAAGCCCAGATCAAGCCATATTAGTCAGGCTGATTGGTTCTACTAAGTTAAATCAATATTAATTATGGACAAATGGACCAAGTGACCAAAGACTGGGGCTGAGAACACCACTTTTCGTCTCctaatatttttcaagtggCTCCTTCTCGTCGTACTACCCATAGCTGGAGAGCTCTGATATAAGAATCTGCACTTGTAAAAGCCTTAGAAGCATCTGATCCGCTATAAGTGTGTATTAGTGAAACTAAGGTAGTTCTAAATTAACCTatgtcaaaagaaaagcaaatttaataGAATTGTTCAGgcttggaagagacctcaagacACTTCATAACAAGGAAATCGAACCTGTAGAACAAGTGAGCCTTTAAATATCACTGCACAGTGAGTCTACGAGAGTGATTAGGACTCTTTCTCCAGAAAAGTGTGTCCGTTTTATCTCTATTTTAACTTCATAATTAACCTTAATTAGCATGGCTCTGCAACTGCAAGCACTAAGAGTGTAACCCTGTTTTGGTGCTAACAGGTTGCTTCAGCCTACCTGTAACTACAGGTTTACAGCTTTTAAGTTTCGCATTATACAGTTACAGGGGGAAGTTTTGAGTTTGGCAATTTGGCCAGTCAGCCTCAAAAAGACCGACTGAATTTACCTTAATTACAATTTAGAAAAGAACAGGAACCAGACTGTTCTCATACCTCCCACCCCTTCTTTCATCCCACGACACACTTCTGCATTGGACCAAAGTTTTTGGAGACCTTTAGTGTTAATCCGTTGGGGACAGTATTGGGCTGGACAACCAATGCAAATATTAATACACCAAGATAAATccttaatttgatttatttatggTCATTTGTACATACAAGCTACATCTCCATAATCTACTTTATTCTATGACAGCTTCCCTACAGTTAGTGAAACCCTTGCCTAGAATGGATGTTTTACATAACTGATATATTAAAACATGGAATGCTTGTAGAGTTGTGGCACGGTATGACATCTACACGGGACTTCCTTCAAAAGCTACGACTAGGGAGCCTCCTAGCTTCTCAGCAATACAAGCTCGGTTGAGGTCCTCTGGCCCATTTGCTTGGCATTCATGCTTTATGCCtaaaaaaagaggcaaaacaCTCAATAATGCAGCATTTCAATACGCTAGTAACCAACCAAAGAAACACATTTAGTAGTAATATTAGAACAGGCAATCTGCTCACTCAAGCGGTCAAGCCCTGCCTTAGCTTAGGAGAACAAGGAAATTTGGATGTTCCCCTCCCCGATACGTCACAGGGGACATCTGGCTACGCATCCCCACAGAAATACCAGGGAGAACATTTTCACTAGGTCAGTGCCCACTGTCAGCCCTCTCACGGCAGTTGTGAGCGAACTGATCTTGTTTCCAGTGCTACCCGGGGCgtggcagctgagggagctACCAGCAAGCGCTGAGATGGCTGACAGAATCCAAGTGGGAACTTGCTGTAGACACTGCAAGGACTTTGCCTGTACACAGAATTAACAGCGGTTTCTTTTTTAGAGGGCAGGGAGCCCAACACTGCCTTAtgtggagaaaagcagaaagggcCCGTTATTGCTTTCCAGTTTCAGCCTGTGCATGCGCAGCATACCACATGATCCCTGAGCAGCTCCAATCCACTGGCGAGTTGTCCTGTGACGACTGGCACTGCGGTGTACTGCTGCCGTCAGCCCTACGCTCTGCGGGACTTTGGCCCGGGCACAAAGAGCTGAAGGAGTAGTGCTGCCTGGCCAGGAGCCATCGTCATCATTTATCTAGAATGAAATTTCTCAACGCTGCAGCAAGGTGTTTACTCCTTCCTTAGCGGTGCCTGACAGGCTGAATGAAACTTTGCTTCTCCACTCAGAGATGCGATGCCTTTGAAATGAGTAATCACAATTGCGTGGCTAAATCGAGCGGCTTGTTAATTACTACTGCAGCACAGTAAGGCTACGAGACTCTGTCTTTCAACAGGCGCAGGCCTGGAAGTCCTCTGCCACACGTGAAATCCAGTGTAGTGTTAAGGATCTAACGGTTTGCAGGCTGTATGGTGCAAACCAGTTGCTCTGTGCAGCAGCGTCGCACACTTTGAAGCCTGCTCTTGTCCTGAGCACAGCTCTAGCCCCTCTAAAATCTAACACAGTCAGACATTTTAAGTTTTAACCAGAGCTTATTTTAGCTCTGTCACAGGGCATTTTACCTGTGAAGTTCTCACCTCACTAGCACCTCAAAAAAGCCAATTAGTCAATGGTTAAGCCTTGCTGTGTAAGCATCTCAGGGGGCATGGCACAGCTAGGAGCGTTGGCTGCGCTACGTACCTTGAAACTTCTTTTTGATTGCATCCTTGGAGCTTGCGTAGATCATCTTACTTTTGAGAGGTGCTTGTTCTGGCGCCCTAGtggaaaacaccaaaaatagTCAAATTAGTGGCATTTATTATCCAGCAAGGACAGAAACAGCATCCTGCTGATCACAAGTGAAACCTCTCCTGGCTCACAACACAAGCATCAGGCTGTTCTGTGCACTTTAAGCCTGCCATCTTGCAGGCCCGAGCAAAACAAACGCTCCCAGACCTCACCCAGTCTTGGACCTCATGCTAGGAATGAGTGAGCTGGCAAGGCTGCTTACCACAAGAAGAACATCAGCTCTTCTTTTTTGGATTCCTTGGTCTCGAAGCTTGCATCATACAAGGCATAACGGCAATCCTTCTCAGGAAGCATCTGCACAAAATGCTTGAAAGGGTCGGTAACTGTCACACCGACATCTCCCACTAGAATCTCTTTGCCTTCTTCCACGATAATGCACTTTTTGTCTGGACTGAGGCAGAAGATGACagccttcttcctcttcttgaTTTCCTCAGGCGTAGAGCACTTCCGCACTTTCATGTCATAGAAGATACGGCATACCTCATCGGCAACTTGTACTCCAGATGCCTGCAAAGATGAGAACAAAGACTTTTAGAGCCACCACTGAATGTTTTCGCAGCTACATTACTGTACTGCCTTAAATCTGAGGCTAGAAGACAAGCAGTGCTTGCCATAGTCACCCACAGCTTCAGAGTCTAGTCAGGGAAGGCTGCAGGCCCTCCTTCTGCAGTCCAAGTAAAGAATCCGGAGCCTCGatgctgcccacagccagctGCCAAACCAAAACTATTCCGAACAAGGCACAATCCTACTTATATTAGAACATTGTTTCAGAGCAGTTTTGCACGCACATCCACCCCTCGTCCTCTGAGGTTCAGTTGTGCCAGATGCTTTGGCATCGCAGCAACTTGATTTTGTTAGCCACTGCAGGCAGGCTGGGCAGTCAGGTCTACCAGGATCACTTCTGTTCAGTTTCCTGGCCGTTTCCAGTATACTTGCTATCAGCTTCAGGTGAAACGCGGTCAAATTCCATGCTCGTCACCTGGGCTCGGTTTAGAGGTCAACAGAGATACAGTGGGGGTGCTGCCATACAGTTTCTAGCCATGGACAAGCTCACCTTCAGAAGTTGCTCTTGATTCAGCATTTTAAAGGGAGAGCTTGCAAGTCTCACAATTCACTGGTCTACTTCCCAGCAGTTCCTCCATCAgtaaaaaaaaggcagcttgcTTTaatcccctcccccccctttctGACGAGAAATTCCAGTTCATTAGCGGCATCCTCCTGTGCTAATCGTGACAGGACGTGCAGATCCTGCACCACCAACCTAAGGCCAAAGGCAGCTGCACAGGGCTGAGGACAAGGCCTAGCAGGAATGCCAAGAGGCTGAACTGCACTTTGTCCGCTGCTTTTTTGCGAAcgggaagggagagaagaggtGGCAGGACGGAAGTGTTTGTATCTGAGTTTTATACTGGGAACGCAGCAAAGTTTGAGAGCTTAAAGTCGGCTGTGCAATAGGGAA
The Cygnus olor isolate bCygOlo1 chromosome 3, bCygOlo1.pri.v2, whole genome shotgun sequence genome window above contains:
- the DSTN gene encoding destrin isoform X1 — protein: MASGVQVADEVCRIFYDMKVRKCSTPEEIKKRKKAVIFCLSPDKKCIIVEEGKEILVGDVGVTVTDPFKHFVQMLPEKDCRYALYDASFETKESKKEELMFFLWAPEQAPLKSKMIYASSKDAIKKKFQGIKHECQANGPEDLNRACIAEKLGGSLVVAFEGSPV
- the DSTN gene encoding destrin isoform X2, with protein sequence MKVRKCSTPEEIKKRKKAVIFCLSPDKKCIIVEEGKEILVGDVGVTVTDPFKHFVQMLPEKDCRYALYDASFETKESKKEELMFFLWAPEQAPLKSKMIYASSKDAIKKKFQGIKHECQANGPEDLNRACIAEKLGGSLVVAFEGSPV